One Chryseobacterium sp. StRB126 genomic region harbors:
- a CDS encoding DsbA family protein produces the protein MKIEIWSDVMCPFCYIGKNNFEQALEKLPFKDEVEVEWKSFQLDPTLDANTTQDTIQYFREKKGVGEAQASQMLAQVTQMGKGAGIDFDFGKTLITNTFSAHRLLHLAKKHNKSNEMEEALFIAHFIDGKNVGDTEVLISLAENLGIPQEEAREAVTSDQLDYEVNQDIMEARNNGVSGVPFFVLNGKYAVSGAQPVEVFENALQQTYKETVSPFKDLSGGNGASCDADGCSI, from the coding sequence ATGAAAATAGAAATCTGGTCGGATGTAATGTGTCCGTTTTGCTATATCGGGAAAAATAATTTTGAACAGGCATTAGAAAAACTGCCATTTAAAGATGAAGTGGAAGTAGAGTGGAAAAGCTTTCAGCTTGATCCAACGTTAGATGCTAATACAACTCAAGATACCATCCAATATTTCAGAGAGAAAAAAGGTGTAGGTGAAGCTCAGGCAAGTCAGATGCTGGCTCAGGTTACCCAAATGGGAAAAGGAGCGGGTATTGACTTTGATTTTGGAAAGACTTTAATCACCAATACTTTCAGCGCTCACAGACTGCTTCATTTGGCTAAAAAACATAACAAATCCAATGAAATGGAAGAAGCATTATTTATTGCTCATTTTATTGATGGTAAAAATGTAGGGGATACCGAAGTATTAATTTCCCTTGCTGAAAACCTGGGTATTCCTCAAGAAGAAGCCAGAGAAGCTGTTACCTCTGATCAATTGGATTATGAAGTAAACCAGGATATTATGGAGGCAAGAAACAATGGAGTTTCAGGTGTTCCTTTCTTTGTTCTGAACGGTAAATATGCAGTTTCAGGGGCACAGCCTGTAGAAGTTTTTGAAAATGCTTTACAGCAGACTTATAAAGAGACTGTAAGTCCTTTTAAAGATCTTTCGGGAGGCAATGGAGCTTCCTGTGATGCTGACGGATGCAGCATTTAA
- a CDS encoding nucleosidase — MIKINNELHFPIADSLFVFALDSEAGTVFDGKNKLITGIGKVNAAIELTREIHLRKPKLIVNLGSAGSKGFHKGEVVCCTKFIQRDMDVRGLGFKLYETPLSGVPPVLEYGLKMDSLKEGICGSGDSFEMNHLETDYNIVDMEAYPLALIAQKESIPFLCLKYISDDAGSDAADDWSVQVHLASEAFKKILFS, encoded by the coding sequence ATGATAAAAATTAATAATGAACTTCATTTTCCTATTGCAGACAGTCTTTTTGTTTTTGCACTGGATTCTGAAGCAGGAACAGTATTTGACGGGAAGAATAAACTGATAACAGGAATCGGTAAGGTAAATGCAGCGATAGAGCTTACTAGAGAAATTCACCTCAGAAAACCAAAATTAATTGTTAATCTGGGCTCTGCAGGAAGCAAAGGTTTTCATAAAGGAGAAGTGGTTTGCTGTACCAAATTTATCCAAAGAGATATGGATGTGAGAGGTTTAGGTTTTAAGCTATATGAAACCCCATTATCCGGAGTTCCACCTGTTTTGGAATATGGATTGAAAATGGACAGTCTTAAAGAAGGAATTTGTGGAAGTGGTGACAGTTTCGAAATGAATCACTTGGAAACAGATTACAATATTGTAGATATGGAAGCCTATCCTTTAGCATTGATTGCACAAAAAGAAAGCATTCCGTTTCTATGTTTAAAATACATTTCTGATGACGCTGGAAGCGATGCTGCCGACGACTGGAGTGTACAGGTGCATCTTGCTTCTGAAGCGTTCAAAAAAATATTATTTTCATAA
- a CDS encoding GNAT family N-acetyltransferase: MASIIINKASAEDTDIIQKLGIQTFSETFSKDNTEVAMEKYLKESFNTEKITAELNNPDSFFYIAWEEDNPVGYLKVNTGKAQTEIQGETSLEIERIYVKKSHHGQKVGQLLYDQALNTAQHFKKSYLWLGVWEENLRALNFYKKNGFVEFDKHIFRLGDEEQTDLMMKKILD; encoded by the coding sequence ATGGCATCAATTATTATCAACAAAGCCTCTGCTGAAGATACAGATATTATCCAGAAGCTGGGTATTCAGACTTTTTCTGAAACTTTCTCAAAAGACAATACTGAAGTAGCCATGGAAAAATATCTGAAAGAAAGCTTCAATACAGAAAAGATAACCGCTGAACTGAATAATCCTGATTCTTTTTTTTATATTGCCTGGGAAGAGGATAATCCGGTTGGTTATCTGAAAGTCAATACCGGTAAAGCACAGACAGAGATACAGGGCGAAACCAGCCTTGAAATTGAAAGAATTTATGTGAAGAAAAGCCATCATGGCCAAAAAGTAGGACAGCTACTTTATGATCAGGCACTAAACACCGCTCAACATTTCAAAAAATCATATCTGTGGCTTGGAGTCTGGGAAGAAAACCTAAGGGCTTTAAACTTCTATAAAAAGAATGGCTTCGTTGAATTTGATAAACATATCTTCAGACTTGGAGATGAGGAACAGACGGATCTGATGATGAAGAAAATTCTAGATTAA
- a CDS encoding Crp/Fnr family transcriptional regulator — MNSSEFLKQINSYYPLSEGTTSAMVAICSEEQYKRNDLLLESGSMARYYYFIQSGLVGYYTMDDEGNSIYKIFFEENSFVASTSAIIKNEPSDFNIIALEDCSVIKYPVKAYRELLEKHHDLALFHIRYLEKNWVVKKEPLEVSLKFETAKQRYLLLLENKSLYERLKQHHIASYLGITPTQLSRIKKEING, encoded by the coding sequence ATGAACAGTTCTGAATTTTTAAAACAAATTAACAGCTATTATCCATTATCAGAGGGCACTACTTCTGCTATGGTGGCTATTTGCAGCGAAGAGCAGTATAAAAGAAATGATCTTCTTCTGGAATCCGGCAGCATGGCAAGGTATTACTACTTCATACAATCCGGATTAGTAGGGTATTACACAATGGATGATGAAGGAAACAGCATTTATAAAATTTTCTTTGAGGAAAACAGCTTTGTGGCTTCCACATCGGCTATTATCAAAAATGAACCGAGTGATTTCAATATTATTGCTCTGGAAGATTGCTCAGTCATTAAATATCCCGTAAAGGCCTACCGTGAACTATTGGAAAAGCACCATGACCTTGCTCTTTTTCATATCCGGTATCTGGAGAAAAACTGGGTGGTTAAGAAGGAACCTCTAGAAGTTTCTTTAAAATTTGAAACCGCAAAACAACGGTATTTATTATTGCTTGAAAATAAATCTCTGTATGAAAGATTGAAGCAACATCATATTGCTTCCTATCTGGGAATAACCCCTACACAATTAAGTCGTATAAAAAAAGAGATCAATGGATAA